In Jaculus jaculus isolate mJacJac1 chromosome 23, mJacJac1.mat.Y.cur, whole genome shotgun sequence, the following proteins share a genomic window:
- the LOC123456482 gene encoding LOW QUALITY PROTEIN: tripartite motif-containing protein 26-like (The sequence of the model RefSeq protein was modified relative to this genomic sequence to represent the inferred CDS: inserted 2 bases in 2 codons) → MPKRTRISQHIKNRQLERSPSRGSGQARLRGLECGALATSAPLRSLEVEVTCSICLDYLRDPVTIDCGHVFCRSCTGDIRPISGSRPVCPLCKKPFKKENIRPVWQLASLVENIERLKVDKGREQGELAREPQDVKLCERHQEKLRYFCEDDGKLLCMMCGESRKHRPHTAVLVEKAALPHREKILNYLSTLRRDRDNIHGLQVKREADILAALVKLQEQKQYMVSGFKREQHLLDQLATLEQLLTEGREKFKTQGVSELSRLEMVISELEGKARQPAAELMQDPRDFANKYPQKFWVGKPIPHMVKRKTGEFTDKVLSLQRGLRQFQGKLLRELEYKTXVTLDPQSASGYLQLSEDWKSVMYTSQYQSNSLYPQQFDCEPGVLGSKGFTWGKVYWEVEVEREGWSEDEEDVEEEEGDEEENEEEAGYGDGYDDWETDEDEESLGEEEEEEEEEEEEEALESCMVEVARDSVKRKGDLSLRPEDGVWALRLSSSGXSPEAQLFPALQPHRVGIALDYEEGTVTFTNAESQELLYTFTATFTQRLVPFLWLKWPGTRLLLRP, encoded by the exons ATGCCAAAGAGAACCAGGATAAGTCAACACATCAAGAATAGACAGCTGGAGCGCTCCCCCAGCCGAGGGAGCGGCCAAGCCCGGCTGCGCGGCCTGGAGTGCG GCGCCCTGGCTACATCTGCCCCCCTGCGGAGCCTGGAAGTGGAAGTGACCTGCTCCATCTGCCTTGATTACCTGCGAGACCCTGTGACCATCGACTGTGGCCATGTCTTCTGCCGCAGCTGCACAGGTGACATCCGTCCTATCTCAGGGAGTCGCCCTGTATGCCCACTCTGCAAGAAGCCTTTTAAGAAGGAGAACATCCGGCCCGTGTGGCAGCTGGCCAGCCTGGTGGAGAATATCGAACGACTGAAGGTGGACAAAGGCAGGGAACAGGGAGAGCTGGCCCGGGAGCCACAGGATGTGAAGTTGTGTGAGCGGCACCAGGAGAAGCTGCGCTACTTCTGTGAGGATGATGGAAAACTGCTGTGCATGATGTGCGGAGAATCCCGGAAACACCGGCCCCACACAGCTGTCCTCGTGGAGAAGGCTGCCCTGCCACACAGGGAAAAAATCCTGAACTACCTGAGCACcttgaggagagacagagacaacatTCATGGCCttcaggtgaagagagaagcggACATCCTCGCTGCACTGGTAAAGCTGCAAGAGCAGAAGCAGTACATGGTGTCAGGATTTAAGCGGGAGCAGCACCTGCTGGACCAGCTGGCCACCTTAGAGCAGCTGCTTACTGAGGGCAGAGAAAAGTTCAAGACCCAGGGTGTCAGTGAGCTAAGCCGGCTAGAGATGGTCATTTCTGAGCTGGAGGGTAAGGCACGGCAGCCTGCTGCAGAGCTCATGCAGGATCCTAGGGACTTCGCCAACAAGTATCCACAGAAGTTCTGGGTTGGGAAACCCATCCCTCATATGGTGAAAAGGAAGACAGGAGAGTTCACAGATAAAGTCCTCTCTCTGCAGAGAGGCCTAAGGCAGTTCCAAGGAAAGCTTCTAAGAGAGCTGGAATATAAGA GTGTCACCCTGGACCCACAGTCAGCCAGCGGATACCTGCAGCTGTCAGAAGATTGGAAGAGTGTGATGTATACCAGCCAGTACCAGAGCAACTCCCTGTACCCCCAGCAGTTTGATTGTGAGCCAGGGGTGCTTGGCAGCAAGGGCTTCACCTGGGGTAAGGTGTACTGGGAAGTGGAAGTGGAAAGGGAAGGCTGGTCTGAGGATGAGGAGgatgtggaggaggaggaaggggatgaaGAGGAGAACGAAGAGGAGGCTGGCTATGGGGATGGATATGATGACTGGGAAACTGATGAGGATGAAGAATcgctgggggaggaggaagaggaggaggaagaagaggaggaagaggaagctcTGGAAAGCTGCATGGTAGAAGTGGCCAGAGACTCTGTCAAGAGGAAGGGAGACCTCTCTCTCCGGCCAGAGGATGGAGTTTGGGCACTGCGGCTCTCCTCCTCTG TGAGCCCTGAGGCCCAGCTCTTCCCAGCACTGCAGCCCCACAGAGTGGGCATCGCCCTGGATTATGAAGAGGGTACTGTGACATTCACCAATGCAGAATCACAGGAACTCCTCTATACCTTCACTGCCACCTTCACCCAGCGCCTGGTCCCCTTCCTATGGCTCAAGTGGCCAGGAACACGCCTCTTGCTGAGACCCTGA